A region from the Medicago truncatula cultivar Jemalong A17 chromosome 6, MtrunA17r5.0-ANR, whole genome shotgun sequence genome encodes:
- the LOC25497391 gene encoding hydroquinone glucosyltransferase — translation MENKTCIAMVPSPGLSHLIPQVEFAKLLLQHHNEYHITFLIPTLGPLTPSMQSILNTLPPNMNFTVLPQVNIEDLPHNLEPSTQMKLIVKHSIPFLHEEVKSLLSKTNLVALVCSMFSTDAHDVAKHFNLLSYLFFSSGAVLFSFFLTLPNLDDAASTQFLGSSYEMVNVPGFSIPFHVKELPDPFNCERSSDTYKSILDVCQKSSLFDGVIINTFSNLELEAVRVLQDREKPSVFPVGPIIRNESNNEANMSVCLRWLENQPPSSVIFVSFGSGGTLSQDQLNELAFGLELSGHKFLWVVRAPSKHSSSAYFNGQNNEPLEYLPNGFVERTKEKGLVVTSWAPQVEILGHGSIGGFLSHCGWSSTLESVVNGVPLIAWPLFAEQRMNAKLLTDVLKVAVRPKVDGETGIIKREEVSKALKRIMEGDESFEIRKKIKELSVSAATVLSEHGSSRKALSTLALKWQ, via the coding sequence ATGGAGAACAAAACATGCATTGCTATGGTTCCTTCACCTGGATTGAGCCATTTGATTCCACAAGTTGAGTTTGCAAAACTATTACTCCAACATCACAATGAGTACCATATCACATTCCTCATTCCCACACTTGGTCCACTAACTCCTTCCATGCAATCAATCTTGAACACACTTCCACCAAACATGAACTTCACTGTTCTTCCCCAAGTCAACATTGAAGACCTTCCACATAATCTTGAACCTTCAACACAAATGAAACTCATAGTGAAACACTCTATTCCATTTCTTCATGAAGAAGTAAAATCACTTCTTTCAAAAACTAACCTTGTTGCTTTAGTTTGCAGCATGTTTTCAACCGATGCACACGATGTAGCTAAACATTTCAACCTTTTGTcttaccttttcttttcttcaggagctgttttattctctttctttctcactCTTCCAAACCTCGATGATGCTGCATCTACTCAGTTCTTAGGATCAAGTTATGAAATGGTAAATGTTCCTGGTTTTTCTATTCCTTTCCATGTCAAAGAGCTTCCAGACCCGTTTAACTGTGAAAGATCAAGTGATACCTACAAATCAATCCTTGATGTGTGTCAAAAATCGTCATTGTTTGATGGTGTTATAATCAATACTTTCAGTAATTTGGAACTGGAAGCCGTAAGGGTACTTCAAGACAGAGAGAAACCTAGTGTTTTTCCGGTTGGACCTATCATTAGAAATGAGTCAAATAATGAAGCAAACATGTCAGTGTGTTTAAGGTGGTTGGAAAATCAGCCACCAAGTTCTGTTATTTTTGTCTCCTTTGGAAGTGGTGGAACACTCTCTCAAGATCAACTCAATGAGTTAGCTTTTGGTCTAGAATTGAGTGGTCACAAGTTCTTGTGGGTTGTGAGAGCTCCAAGTAAACATTCTAGTTCTGCTTATTTTAATGGACAAAACAATGAACCATTAGAGTATTTACCAAACGGTTTTGTCGAAAGAACAAAAGAGAAGGGATTAGTTGTTACATCATGGGCACCACAAGTTGAGATTCTTGGTCATGGATCAATTGGTGGTTTTTTAAGTCATTGTGGTTGGAGTTCAACTTTGGAGAGTGTGGTTAACGGCGTACCGTTGATTGCATGGCCATTGTTTGCAGAGCAAAGAATGAATGCAAAATTACTCACTGATGTGCTAAAAGTGGCAGTAAGGCCAAAGGTTGATGGTGAAACTGGGATAATAAAACGAGAGGAAGTCTCCAAAGCTTTAAAGAGAATCATGGAAGGAGATGAAAGCTTTGAAATTcgaaagaaaatcaaagaattgaGTGTTAGTGCTGCTACAGTACTAAGTGAGCATGGTTCTTCTAGGAAAGCACTCTCTACTCTAGCATTGAAGTGGCAATGA
- the LOC25497393 gene encoding disease resistance protein RUN1 translates to MASSSNSSSALVTSSRRNYYDVFVTFRGEDTRNNFTDFLFDALQTKGIIVFSDDTNLPKGESIGPELLRAIEGSQVFVAVFSINYASSTWCLQELEKICECVKGSGKHVLPVFYDVDPSEVRKQSGIYGEAFMKHEQRFQQEHQKVSKWRDALKQVGSISGWDLRDKPQAGEIKKIVQKIMSTLECKSSCVSKDLVAIDSRLEALQNHFLLDMVDGVRAIGIWGMGGIGKTTLAMNLYGQICHRFDASCFIDDVSKIFRLHDGPIDAQKQILHQTLGIEHHQICNHYSATDLIRNRLSREKTLLILDNVDQVEQLERIGVHREWLGAGSRIVIISRDEHILKEYGVDVVYKVPLLNWAEAHKLFCRKAFKAEKIIMSNYKNLANEILRYANGLPLAIKVLGSYLFGRNVTEWKSTLASLRESPDNDVMDVLQLSFDGLKEMEKEIFLDIACFSTFRNEKYVKNILNCCGFHADIGLSVLIAKSLISISNSRIIMHSLLQELGRKIVQNSSCKEPRKWSRLWSAKQFYNVKMENMEKQVKAIVLDDEEVDVEQLSKMSNLRLLIIRYGMYISGSPSCLSNKLRYVEWDEYPSKYLPSSFHPNELVELILVKSNITQLWKNKKYLPNLRTLDLSHSIELEKIIDFGEFPNLEWLNLEGCTNLVELDPSIGLLRNLVYLNLENCYNLVSIPNTIFGLALLNI, encoded by the exons ATGGCTAGCAGCAGCAACTCATCTTCAGCTCTTGTGACTTCATCAAGAAGAAATTATTATGATGTATTTGTCACCTTCAGAGGTGAAGATACTCGGAACAATTTCACGGATTTTCTTTTTGATGCCCTTCAAACAAAAGGCATTATTGTATTTTCGGATGACACTAATCTTCCAAAAGGTGAATCCATTGGACCCGAGCTCCTTCGAGCAATCGAAGGATCTCAGGTTTTTGTTGCGGTCTTTTCAATAAACTATGCTTCCTCAACATGGTGTTTACAAGAATTAGAAAAGATATGTGAATGCGTTAAGGGATCAGGAAAACATGTTCTTCCAGTTTTCTATGATGTTGATCCCTCTGAGGTGAGAAAGCAAAGTGGGATTTATGGTGAAGCCTTTATGAAACATGAACAAAGATTCCAACAAGAACATCAGAAGGTGTCAAAATGGAGGGACGCTCTAAAACAAGTGGGGAGTATCTCTGGTTGGGATCTACGTGATAA GCCGCAAGCTGGAGAGATTAAAAAGATTGTTCAAAAGATAATGAGTACATTGGAATGCAAATCTTCATGTGTTTCAAAAGACTTAGTTGCGATAGATTCTCGTTTAGAAGCATTACAAAATCATTTCCTTTTGGACATGGTTGATGGTGTTCGTGCTATAGGAATTTGGGGGATGGGAGGAATAGGGAAGACAACCCTTGCTATGAATTTATATGGCCAAATCTGTCATCGATTTGATGCATCCTGTTTCATTGATGATGTAAGCAAAATTTTTAGATTACATGATGGTCCAATCGATGCACAAAAGCAAATCCTACATCAAACTCTTGGCATAGAACACCATCAAATATGCAATCATTATAGTGCAACTGATTTGATAAGAAATAGGCTAAGTCGTGAAAAGACCCTTCTAATTCTTGATAATGTGGATCAAGTTGAACAATTGGAAAGAATAGGTGTGCATCGTGAATGGTTAGGTGCAGGTAGTAGAATCGTTATCATTTCAAGAGATGAGCATATATTGAAAGAGTATGGAGTGGATGTAGTTTACAAAGTCCCACTTCTGAATTGGGCCGAAGCTCACAAGTTATTTTGTAGAAAAGCTTTCAAAGCTGAGAAAATTATTATGagtaattataaaaatttggcAAATGAGATATTGAGATATGCTAATGGTCTACCACTAGCAATTAAAGTATTGGGTTCATATTTGTTTGGTCGTAATGTGACTGAATGGAAGAGTACATTGGCTAGTTTGAGAGAAAGTCCAGATAATGATGTCATGGATGTGTTGCAATTAAGTTTTGATGGGCTAAAGgaaatggaaaaagaaatatttctCGATATTGCTTGTTTTTCAACCTTTCGGAATGAGAAATAtgttaaaaacattttaaattgttgtgGATTTCATGCTGATATTGGATTAAGTGTTCTCATTGCTAAATCACTTATAAGCATTAGTAATTCAAGAATTATAATGCATTCTTTGTTGCAAGAGCTAGGCCGAAAAATTGTGCAAAATAGTTCATGCAAAGAGCCAAGAAAATGGAGTAGGTTGTGGTCCGCAAAACAATTCTACAATGTTAAGATGGAGAATATG GAAAAGCAAGTTAAAGCCATAGttttggatgatgaagaggTGGACGTTGAACAATTGTCAAAAATGAGTAATCTTAGATTGCTCATCATCAGGTACGGAATGTATATCTCAGGAAGCCCAAGTTGTCTTTCAAACAAATTGAGATATGTTGAGTGGGATGAATATCCTTCAAAGTATTTGCCATCAAGTTTTCACCCCAATGAACTTGTAGAATTGATCTTGGTGAAAAGCAACATTACACAACTATGGAAAAACAAGAAG TATCTGCCCAATTTGAGAACATTGGATCTAAGTCACTCCATCGAGCTAGAAAAGATAATAGATTTTGGAGAGTTCCCAAATCTTGAGTGGTTAAATTTGGAAGGATGTACAAATCTTGTTGAGTTGGATCCATCTATTGGACTTCTAAGAAATCTTGTTTACTTGAATTTAGAAAATTGCTATAACCTTGTAAGCATACCGAACACCATATTCGGTCTTGCTCTCTTAAATATCTAA
- the LOC112422867 gene encoding elongation factor Ts, producing the protein MKVTRFVQFNLGEGLEKKSQDFAAEVATQIVAKPVISPVKEEPAAVEAKETGISEKFKKLVDDLAMQVAACPQVQFVSIEDIPETIVTKEKDLEMQREDLALKPENIREKIV; encoded by the exons ATGAAAGTTACAAGGTTTGTGCAGTTCAACCTCGGAGAAGGTTTGGAAAAGAAAAGCCAGGATTTTGCTGCAGAAGTCGCCACACAAATTGTAGCAAAACCGGTCATTAGTCCGGTGAAAGAGGAACCTGCTGCTGTCGAAGCCAAGGAGACTGGAAT AAGTGAGAAATTCAAGAAGTTGGTTGATGATCTTGCAATGCAAGTTGCTGCTTGTCCACAGGTTCAGTTTGTATCTATTGAAGATATTCCCGAAACTATTGTGACGAAGGAAAAAGATCTTGAGATGCAAAGAGAAGACCTTGCTTTGAAACCCGAGAACattagagagaaaattgtctGA